A stretch of the Glycine soja cultivar W05 chromosome 13, ASM419377v2, whole genome shotgun sequence genome encodes the following:
- the LOC114381121 gene encoding LEAF RUST 10 DISEASE-RESISTANCE LOCUS RECEPTOR-LIKE PROTEIN KINASE-like 2.4 gives MWRQRALLVFLLLLVHQICATNEQEHACPPSSCGKITNITYPFRLKGDPEVCGVNRYWLACENNVTVLYLYSGKYHVQAINYNNFTIRVVDPGVQQPYCSSIPRYFLSPTNFSAIDEGYPYLALQNRDYSWEHVFQHIVFLNCRHAVIDNEKYVETDPCIKWHSKGYIYAIAGDLIAKDFEVGCEVKLVAPTSWRGLDTNNSSYTQMHRALLYGFELSWINFACGDQCGYFYSDCAFDASIQKLQCPCRNFLGGQLFQLQCAKGTWSRLLTSAEEAFNAVIKGLFETINGPNPELEREIGAYDSIFIAFGHYILPYLAGKFLFGMTFFIVLLIYKWRKRHLSTYENIENYLEQNNLMPIGYSYKEIKKMARGFKDKLGEGGYGFVFKGKLRSGPSVAIKMLHKSKGNGQDFISEIATIGRIHHQNVVQLIGYCVEGSKRALVYEFMPNGSLDKFIFTKDGNIHLTYDKIYNIAIGVARGIAYLHHGCEMQILHFDIKPHNILLDETFTPKVSDFGLAKLYPIDNSIVTMTAARGTIGYMAPELFYKNIGGISHKADVYSFGMLLMEMASKRKNLNPHADHSSQLYFPFWIYNQLGKETDIEMEGVTEEENKIAKKMIIVSLWCIQLKPSDRPSMNKVVEMLEGDIESLEIPPKPSLYPHETMENDQSIYSSQTMSMDFISSSSYSKEIVTNPLVEDTI, from the exons ATGTGGAGACAGAGAGCTTTATTGGTGTTCCTGTTATTACTAGTCCACCAAATTTGTGCAACCAATGAGCAAGAGCATGCTTGCCCCCCTTCTTCCTGTGGCAAAATCACCAACATAACTTATCCATTTCGATTAAAAGGCGACCCAGAAGTTTGCGGGGTCAACAGGTATTGGCTAGCTTGTGAAAACAATGTTACGGTGTTATATTTGTACTCTGGAAAATATCATGTGCAGGCTATCAACTACAACAATTTCACAATCCGTGTGGTGGATCCGGGTGTTCAACAGCCATATTGCTCCTCCATTCCTCGCTACTTCTTGTCTCCAACCAATTTCAGTGCAATTGATGAAGGGTATCCATACCTAGCCTTACAAAATCGAGATTATTCTTGGGAGCACGTTTTCCAGcatatagttttcttaaattGTAGGCATGCAGTGATTGACAATGAGAAGTATGTGGAAACTGATCCTTGCATCAAGTGGCACTCCAAAGGGTACATATACGCTATTGCTGGTGACTTAATAGCAAAGGACTTTGAAGTTGGTTGTGAGGTAAAGCTGGTTGCTCCCACATCATGGCGGGGTTTGGATACAAATAATTCTTCATACACTCAGATGCACAGAGCGCTTCTCTATGGATTTGAGCTTTCATGGATCAATTTCGCCTGTGGCGATCAGTGTGGATATTTTTATTCCGACTGCGCATTTGACGCTTCCATTCAGAAGCTTCAATGCCCCTGCCGCAATTTCCTGGGGGGACAGCTGTTCCAGCTTCAATGTGCTAAAG gGACATGGTCCAGGCTGCTAACATCTGCAGAAG aagcTTTTAATGCTGTCATAAAAG GATTGTTTGAAACTATAAATGGGCCAAACCCAGAACTTGAACGTGAAATCGGTGCCTATGACTCAATATTTATTGCCTTTGGACACTACATTCTACCATACTTGGCAGGCAAGTTTTTGTTTGGGATGACATTTTTTATTGTGCTTTTGATATACAAATGGAGAAAAAGGCATTTGTCAACAtatgaaaatattgaaaattatctAGAACAAAATAACTTGATGCCTATTGGATACTCATACAAAGAAATTAAGAAGATGGCTAGAGGTTTCAAAGACAAATTGGGTGAAGGAGGCTATGGCTTTGTATTCAAGGGAAAGTTGCGTAGTGGGCCTTCTGTGGCAATTAAAATGCTACATAAATCAAAAGGTAACGGCCAAGACTTTATTAGTGAAATTGCAACAATTGGAAGAATACATCATCAAAATGTAGTACAATTAATTGGATATTGTGTTGAAGGCTCAAAACGTGCCCTTGTTTATGAATTCATGCCCAATGGATCTCttgacaaatttatttttaccaaagatggaaatatacatttaacatatgacaaaatatataatatagcaATTGGAGTAGCTCGTGGGATTGCTTATCTCCATCATGGGTGCGAGATGCAAATTTTGCATTTTGATATCAAACCCCATAACATCCTTCTTGATGAAACATTCACCCCAAAGGTCTCTGACTTTGGATTGGCAAAACTATATCCAATAGATAATAGCATTGTGACTATGACAGCGGCAAGAGGGACAATTGGGTATATGGCTCcagaattattttataaaaatattggaggaaTATCCCACAAGGCTGATGTTTATAGCTTTGGAATGCTTTTGATGGAGATGGCAAGTAAGAGGAAGAACCTAAATCCCCATGCAGATCATTCAAGTCAACTTTACTTTCCCTTTTGGATTTATAATCAACTTGGAAAAGAGACAGATATAGAAATGGAAGGTGTCACAGAGgaggaaaataaaatagcaaAAAAGATGATCATTGTTTCACTTTGGTGTATACAGTTGAAACCAAGCGATCGTCCCTCAATGAACAAAGTAGTGGAAATGCTTGAAGGAGACATTGAAAGCCTGGAAATACCTCCAAAGCCTTCTCTATATCCACATGAGACAATGGAAAATGATCAAAGCATCTACTCTAGTCAAACAATGTCAATGGACTTCATTAGTTCTTCTAGTTATTCCAAGGAAATTGTGACTAATCCTTTG
- the LOC114381129 gene encoding uncharacterized protein LOC114381129 isoform X1, with protein sequence MCPLTQHLSAFLSHSSLLITISPPRRPVSLRARIRLLGITPRILSFSVSHSFQTLAYKIASIQGCSCTECHEASRLGTTWKEVKEEVASHYLGQGGIGLVSTYVAYSPKIASRYLDSSCNYWLNYSTVVLSLCKRMVK encoded by the exons atgtgTCCCTTGACACAGCATCTCTCCGCATTCCTTTCTCACTCTTCACTATTGATTACGATCTCTCCACCTCGACGACCAGTTTCACTTCGTGCTCGCATTCGCCTTCTAGGGATCACTCCTCGCATTCTCTCATTCTCAGTCTCGCATTCTTTTCAGACTCTTGCATACAAAATCGCATCCATTCAAG GTTGTTCTTGCACTGAGTGTCATGAAGCTTCAAGATTGGGAACAA CTTGGAAGGAAG TTAAAGAGGAAGTTGCAAGTCATTACCTAGGTCAGGGTGGTATCGGTCTGGTTTCAACTTATGTTGCTTATTCTCCTAAGATTGCAAGTAGATACTTGGATTCTTCATGCAACTATTGGCTTAATTATAGCACGGTTGTTCTTTCACTTTGCAA GAGAATGGTAAAATGA
- the LOC114381126 gene encoding rust resistance kinase Lr10-like yields the protein MLQGNSILITLLLMLLLIRNGNCQNKCNKELSCGPDEPLIRFPFQLVKGMKDECANPGFCLYCTQKNETMVVLSTIEFHVLFINYKRNYFRLRDPENCLPNKFLQINNFFLQHNQLELGFPGHEGTNNLSFFNCSSVGHRYLTRWVCYSEYVVGQQDMISCPIHVSRYYDSVLEWDLTSCTKMFDTISPVEAYDLQSNSLNMRWSIPNCTKCEAKGKRCKWKNNNTEGDIECFDCKPKRIHVPQSFIFATTGSIFLGLVVIVVFKIALYFRQKEDDQARVAKFLEDYRAEKPARFTYADLKRITGGFKEKLGEGAHGAVFRGKLSNEILVAVKILNNKEGEGKEFINEVGIMGKIHHINVVRLLGFCAEGFHRALVYNLFPNGSLQRFIVPPDNKDHFLGWEKLQKIALGIAKGIEYLHQGCNQPIIHFDINPHNVLLDDNFTPKISDFGLAKLCSKNPSLVSMTAARGTLGYIAPEVFSRNFGNVSYKSDIYSYGMLLLEMVGGRKNVDMSSAQDFHVLYPDWIHNLIDGDVHIHVEDEGDIKIAKKLAIAGLWCIQWQPVNRPSIKFVIQMLETGEENQLNVPPNPFHSTTSTITSGHTRVTRRPLELEVIQE from the exons atgctCCAAGGGAATTCCATATTGATCACACTGTTACTAATGCTACTTCTTATCAGAAATGGCAACTGTCAGAACAAGTGCAATAAGGAATTGTCTTGTGGGCCTGACGAACCCCTTATTAGATTCCCCTTCCAACTGGTGAAGGGGATGAAAGATGAATGTGCTAATCCCgggttttgtttatattgtaCTCAAAAAAATGAAACCATGGTTGTGCTCTCTACAATAGAATTCCATGTCCTTTTCATAAACTACAAACGTAACTACTTTAGGTTGAGGGACCCAGAAAATTGTCTTCCGAACAAGTTTCTAcaaatcaacaatttttttcttcagcaCAACCAACTTGAACTAGGATTTCCTGGACATGAAGGAACAAACAACTTGAGCTTCTTTAACTGTTCTTCAGTTGGGCATAGATACCTCACAAGATGGGTTTGTTATAGTGAATACGTTGTTGGTCAACAAGATATGATCTCCTGTCCGATTCACGTGTCTAGATATTACGACAGTGTCCTCGAATGGGATCTAACATCCTGTACCAAGATGTTCGACACCATTTCGCCAGTTGAGGCATACGACCTGCAGTCGAATTCTTTGAATATGAGATGGTCCATACCAAATTGTACTAAGTGCGAAGCAAAAGGCAAGAGATGTAAATGGAAGAACAACAACACAGAAGGAGACATTGAATGTTTTGACTGCAAACCGAAAAGAATCCATGTTCCCCAATCTTTTATTTTCGCTACTACAG GCTCAATTTTTTTGGGGCTGGTGGTCATTGTTGTCTTTAAGATAGCCCTCTATTTTAGACAGAAAGAAGACGACCAAGCAAGAGTGGCCAAGTTTTTAGAGGATTACAGGGCAGAAAAGCCTGCAAGATTTACCTATGCTGATTTGAAAAGAATCACTGGTGGCTTTAAAGAAAAGTTAGGGGAAGGAGCTCATGGAGCTGTATTCAGAGGAAAACTTTCAAATGAGATTCTAGTGGCTGTGAAGATCCTCAATAataaagagggagaagggaaggaGTTCATTAATGAAGTGGGAATCATGGGAAAAATTCATCACATCAACGTGGTTCGTTTGCTTGGCTTCTGTGCAGAAGGATTTCATCGTGCTCTTGTCTACAATTTGTTTCCAAACGGATCCTTACAACGATTTATAGTTCCACCGGACAACAAGGACCATTTCCTTGGCTGGGAGAAGCTGCAAAAGATTGCTCTTGGTATAGCTAAAGGGATTGAGTATCTTCATCAAGGTTGTAATCAACCCATTATTCATTTTGACATCAATCCTCACAATGTGCTACTTGATGACAACTTCACTCcaaaaatttctgattttggcTTAGCCAAATTGTGTTCCAAGAATCCTAGTTTGGTGTCCATGACAGCTGCAAGAGGAACCTTGGGATACATTGCACCTGAAGTTTTCTCCAGAAACTTTGGAAATGTGTCTTACAAGTCTGATATTTACAGTTATGGAATGTTATTGTTAGAAATGGTTGGAGGAAGAAAGAATGTAGACATGTCTTCTGCCCAAGATTTCCATGTTTTGTATCCGGATTGGATCCATAACCTGATTGATGGAGATGTACATATTCATGTTGAGGATgaaggtgatattaaaattgCAAAGAAATTAGCAATTGCTGGACTTTGGTGCATTCAGTGGCAGCCAGTGAATCGTCCATCTATAAAATTTGTCATACAAATGTTAGAAACTGGAGAGGAAAACCAGTTAAATGTGCCTCCTAATCCATTCCACTCAACCACTTCAACTATTACTAGTGGACACACTAGAGTTACAAGACGACCTTTGGAGTTAGAAGTTATTCAAGAATGA
- the LOC114381129 gene encoding uncharacterized protein LOC114381129 isoform X2, with protein MCPLTQHLSAFLSHSSLLITISPPRRPVSLRARIRLLGITPRILSFSVSHSFQTLAYKIASIQGCSCTECHEASRLGTTWKEVKEEVASHYLGQGGIGLVSTYVAYSPKIASRYLDSSCNYWLNYSTENGKMNYPQLL; from the exons atgtgTCCCTTGACACAGCATCTCTCCGCATTCCTTTCTCACTCTTCACTATTGATTACGATCTCTCCACCTCGACGACCAGTTTCACTTCGTGCTCGCATTCGCCTTCTAGGGATCACTCCTCGCATTCTCTCATTCTCAGTCTCGCATTCTTTTCAGACTCTTGCATACAAAATCGCATCCATTCAAG GTTGTTCTTGCACTGAGTGTCATGAAGCTTCAAGATTGGGAACAA CTTGGAAGGAAG TTAAAGAGGAAGTTGCAAGTCATTACCTAGGTCAGGGTGGTATCGGTCTGGTTTCAACTTATGTTGCTTATTCTCCTAAGATTGCAAGTAGATACTTGGATTCTTCATGCAACTATTGGCTTAATTATAGCACG GAGAATGGTAAAATGAACTATCCGCAATTACTTTAG